From the Helicobacter pylori genome, one window contains:
- the aroB gene encoding 3-dehydroquinate synthase codes for MQEIVIPLKGKSYKVFLGELPEIKLKQKALIISDSIVSGLHLSYLLERLKALEVRVCVIESGEKYKNFHSLERILNNAFEMQLNRHSLMIALGGGVISDMVGFASSIYFRGIDFINIPTTLLAQVDASVGGKTGINTPYGKNLIGSFHQPKAVYIDLAFLKTLEKREFQAGVAEIIKMAVCFDKNLVERLETKDLKDCLEEVIFQSVSIKAQVVTQDEKERNIRAGLNYGHTFGHAIENETNYERFLHGEAIAIGMRMANDLALSLGMLTLKEYERIENLLKKFDLVFNYQITDIQKFYERLFLDKKSENQTLKFILPKGVGAFEVASHIPKETILKVLEKWH; via the coding sequence CAAGAAATTGTAATCCCTTTAAAAGGAAAAAGCTATAAAGTGTTTTTGGGGGAACTGCCTGAAATAAAATTGAAACAAAAAGCGCTCATTATTAGCGATAGCATCGTATCCGGGTTGCATTTATCGTATTTATTAGAGCGCTTGAAAGCCTTAGAAGTCAGAGTGTGCGTGATAGAATCTGGGGAAAAATACAAAAATTTCCATTCATTAGAGCGCATTTTAAACAACGCCTTTGAAATGCAATTGAACCGCCATTCTTTAATGATAGCCCTTGGTGGGGGAGTCATAAGCGATATGGTGGGGTTTGCGAGCAGTATTTATTTTAGGGGGATTGATTTTATTAATATCCCTACGACTTTACTCGCTCAAGTGGATGCGAGCGTGGGAGGGAAAACAGGGATTAACACGCCTTATGGCAAGAATTTAATCGGATCGTTCCACCAGCCTAAAGCGGTTTATATTGATTTAGCTTTTTTAAAAACCCTTGAAAAAAGGGAATTTCAAGCAGGGGTTGCTGAAATCATTAAAATGGCGGTGTGTTTTGATAAAAACTTGGTAGAAAGATTGGAAACAAAGGATTTAAAAGATTGTTTAGAAGAAGTAATCTTTCAAAGCGTCAGTATCAAAGCTCAAGTCGTTACACAAGATGAAAAAGAGCGAAACATCAGGGCTGGGTTGAACTATGGGCATACCTTTGGGCATGCGATAGAAAATGAGACCAATTATGAGCGATTTTTGCATGGCGAAGCGATCGCTATTGGCATGCGCATGGCTAATGATTTAGCCCTTTCTTTAGGCATGCTCACTCTAAAAGAATACGAACGCATAGAAAATTTATTGAAAAAATTTGATCTGGTATTCAATTACCAAATCACTGATATTCAAAAATTTTACGAACGCTTGTTTTTAGACAAAAAAAGCGAGAACCAAACCCTAAAATTCATTTTGCCTAAAGGCGTTGGAGCGTTTGAAGTTGCCTCTCACATCCCTAAAGAAACGATTTTAAAGGTGTTAGAAAAATGGCATTAA